One Gadus chalcogrammus isolate NIFS_2021 chromosome 4, NIFS_Gcha_1.0, whole genome shotgun sequence DNA segment encodes these proteins:
- the ptger4b gene encoding prostaglandin E receptor 4 (subtype EP4) b: MNNKVGAAMPGQLTIPVIMFIFGVVGNVTAIVVLRVSRKEQKETTFYTLICGLAVTDLLGTLLASPVTISTYMKGAWPGGDPLCQYSGFILLFFFLVQLSIVFAMSVERYLAINHAYFYNRHVNQRLAALTLLAIYISNAFFCALPSMGLGKVALQKPPTWCFIDWRTNDTSVAAYNLMYAGVNSTLVLATVICNVMVCGALLLMHKRFLRRTSLGADPRRVSELGRRRSFGRLAGAEIQMVILLTATSAVVIICSIPLVLRIFVNQLYTPEADQKINPDLLAIRMASVNPILDPWIYILLRKTVVLKVVEKIKCLFCKMGARRQGSGRFLCMDGHMTSSIVSHDSPSLASNTLMRVRGISKSNKCPSEGSLDGSFSHAGQPAGINTGHSGSPSMTTESFLFEGQRSTAEGCTAEGTESGCVLEPSELSGLRTGNGMSSAGGLVMGAKDHALNVTFTDVAQSAREKCI, translated from the exons CGCCATCGTGGTCCTCCGAGTATCCCGAAAGGAACAGAAGGAGACCACTTTCTACACGCTCATCTGCGGGCTGGCGGTGACGGACCTCCTGGGCACCCTGCTGGCCAGCCCCGTCACCATCAGCACCTACATGAAGGGCGCATGGCCCGGGGGGGACCCGCTGTGCCAGTACTCCGGTTTCATCCTCCTGTTCTTCTTCCTGGTGCAGCTCAGCATCGTTTTCGCCATGTCCGTGGAGAGATACCTGGCCATAAACCACGCGTATTTCTACAACCGGCACGTCAACCAAAGGCTCGCTGCGCTCACTCTGTTGGCCATCTACATCTCCAACGCTTTCTTCTGCGCGCTGCCCAGCATGGGGCTCGGGAAGGTGGCGCTGCAGAAGCCGCCGACATGGTGCTTCATTGACTGGCGGACCAACGACACGAGCGTCGCTGCGTATAACCTGATGTACGCGGGCGTGAACTCCACGCTGGTACTGGCCACGGTCATATGCAACGTGATGGTGTGCGGAGCGCTGCTGTTGATGCACAAGCGCTTCCTCCGGCGCACGTCGCTGGGAGCAGACCCGAGGCGCGTATCAGAGCTGGGACGCCGGCGGAGTTTCGGGCGTTTGGCCGGAGCGGAGATCCAAATGGTGATCCTGCTGACCGCCACCTCCGCCGTGGTGATCATCTGCTCAATACCTTTGGTG CTGAGGATCTTCGTGAACCAGCTGTACACACCAGAGGCCGACCAGAAGATCAACCCCGACCTGCTGGCCATCCGCATGGCCTCGGTCAACCCCATCCTGGACCCCTGGATCTACATCCTCCTCCGGAAGACAGTGGTCCTCAAGGTGGTTGAGAAGATCAAGTGCCTGTTCTGCAAGATGGGCGCGCGGCGGCAAGGCAGCGGTCGCTTTCTCTGCATGGACGGTCACATGACCTCGTCTATCGTCTCGCATGACTCGCCGTCGCTGGCGTCCAACACGCTGATGCGCGTCCGCGGGATCTCCAAGTCCAACAAGTGCCCGTCGGAGGGCAGCCTCGACGGGAGCTTCTCGCACGCCGGCCAGCCGGCAGGGATTAATACCGGCCACTCCGGCTCTCCATCGATGACGACGGAGAGCTTTTTGTTTGAGGGGCAGCGAAGTACAGCGGAGGGGTGCACGGCGGAGGGGACCGAGTCCGGGTGCGTGTTGGAGCCTTCGGAACTAAGCGGGCTGCGCACCGGGAACGGCATGTCATCGGCAGGAGGACTTGTGATGGGCGCCAAGGACCACGCGCTTAACGTGACCTTTACCGACGTGGCGCAGAGCGCGCGGGAGAAATGCATCTAA